In Salisediminibacterium beveridgei, one DNA window encodes the following:
- a CDS encoding DUF4097 family beta strand repeat-containing protein, with amino-acid sequence MFTIGKRSAGIIIIVIGLLFAVHQWTSIESLQLFQYLWIAAIGLILFESWSIYQKSMAEDEKPSFHKPSVALLVVITIGSLLFSQIVTNNIAVGIPFMNSLKTSAEWTEEIAVTDDMNAFHLDIPNAKVAFGIQEGDSIVIEGVIRGNQTTSDEVIEAYKEQLTISEVADVLEYTIEHESMISFFGSSNQLELEATILLPEYLKVDARVINGELESGGLVQEIYLQTTNGNIAVGGHQSSVETHSTNGRLDLVDIEGELDARTTNGNIHIINPEKSGEAKTTNGSISVDWSNIQGDWDLTGTNGKINLHIPDHADATIEGRTTNGSVSGPLEWTREYEESSARQDRQGSAELGEGTHRIHARTVNGSIQVDLN; translated from the coding sequence TTGTTTACCATAGGAAAAAGGTCGGCCGGGATCATCATCATAGTCATCGGATTATTATTTGCAGTTCATCAATGGACATCGATTGAATCATTACAATTGTTTCAATATTTATGGATTGCAGCTATTGGTTTGATTCTGTTTGAAAGCTGGTCAATCTATCAGAAAAGCATGGCAGAAGATGAAAAACCATCATTCCACAAACCGTCTGTTGCTCTTTTAGTAGTGATTACGATTGGCAGTTTATTATTCAGTCAAATTGTCACTAACAATATTGCCGTTGGCATACCGTTTATGAATTCGCTGAAAACCTCTGCTGAATGGACAGAAGAGATCGCTGTAACGGATGACATGAATGCATTTCATCTGGATATCCCAAATGCCAAAGTGGCGTTTGGTATTCAGGAGGGAGATTCTATCGTAATCGAAGGTGTTATCAGAGGGAATCAGACAACGAGTGATGAAGTAATAGAGGCTTATAAAGAGCAATTGACAATTTCAGAAGTGGCTGATGTACTTGAGTATACAATAGAACATGAGTCGATGATCTCCTTCTTCGGTTCTTCCAATCAGCTTGAACTCGAGGCGACAATCTTATTGCCTGAATACCTCAAAGTAGATGCGAGAGTCATCAATGGGGAATTGGAGTCTGGTGGACTTGTTCAAGAGATTTATCTTCAAACAACAAATGGGAATATTGCTGTTGGTGGTCATCAAAGTTCTGTTGAAACTCACAGTACAAATGGACGACTTGATTTAGTTGATATTGAAGGCGAATTGGATGCACGGACGACAAACGGAAATATCCATATCATAAATCCAGAAAAATCAGGCGAAGCGAAAACAACGAATGGTTCTATTTCAGTGGATTGGTCTAACATACAAGGGGACTGGGATTTGACGGGAACAAACGGCAAAATCAATCTCCATATTCCTGATCATGCAGATGCAACCATTGAAGGAAGGACAACCAACGGTTCGGTTTCAGGTCCGCTTGAATGGACCAGGGAATATGAGGAGAGCAGCGCCCGTCAAGACAGGCAGGGAAGTGCAGAACTCGGTGAAGGGACGCATCGTATTCATGCTCGAACGGTTAACGGCAGCATACAGGTAGACTTGAATTGA